In a genomic window of Helianthus annuus cultivar XRQ/B chromosome 10, HanXRQr2.0-SUNRISE, whole genome shotgun sequence:
- the LOC110885881 gene encoding multiprotein-bridging factor 1b produces the protein MSGFAQDWEPVVIRKKAPTAAARKDEKAVNAARRAGAEIETVKKAAAGSNKAASSSTSLNTRKLDEETENLSHDKVPTELKKAIIQGRTEKKLTQAQLAQLINEKPQIIQEYESGKAIPNQQIITKLERALGVKLRGKK, from the exons ATGTCAGGGTTTGCACAGGACTGGGAGCCGGTGGTCATCCGCAAGAAAGCCCCCACCGCCGCCGCTCGTAAGGACGAGAAAGCCGTCAACGCCGCCCGTCGCGCCGGTGCCGAGATCGAGACTGTGAAAAAGG CTGCTGCGGGTTCAAACAAGGCTGCCTCTAGCAGTACTTCTCTGAACACTAGAAAGCTTGATGAAGAGACTGAAAATCTCTCCC ATGATAAGGTACCGACTGAATTGAAGAAAGCTATCATTCAGGGTCGTACCGAAAAGAAGCTTACTCAAGCTCAACTTGCTCAG CTGATTAACGAGAAGCCTCAGATCATACAGGAGTATGAATCTGGGAAGGCTATACCAAATCAACAGATTATCACCAAACTGGAAAGGGCCCTTGGTGTGAAACTTAGGGGTAAGAAATAG